One genomic region from Gossypium hirsutum isolate 1008001.06 chromosome D13, Gossypium_hirsutum_v2.1, whole genome shotgun sequence encodes:
- the LOC107920548 gene encoding uncharacterized protein isoform X1 produces the protein MTIKQRQYCRDVSQQKQIVVSECRKERISEEMSLKFEGKLTEGSNNQLLILANFAELISESEYILPTAQENPQNDEDSTMEAPHLQENADDVMAKNSDKNWGEAHEMPPISHDRNERDGSHGEGTVPRLSHIRRQARLKIQSFMKQSIHEDSYRTLQGSKMRLTQIRRQARSGNHVPQLNISAVCSHGKLLGGITRLSQIRRQARSKNNCSRLEGTGEPTHVQLDCQFHEVDADNVDKMMLEEGQLRLSQLRRKVRSGNVDLVAPTDN, from the exons ATGACAATCAAACAGAGGCAATATTGTCGTGATGTTTCCCAACAAAAGCAGATTGTGGTGTCTGAATGTCGGAAAGAAAGGATAAGTGAAGAAATGAGCCTTAAGTTTGAAGGAAAATTAACTGAGGGAAGCAATAACCAGTTGTTGATTCTTGCAAACTTTGCTGAACTAATATCTGAATCTGAGTACATCTTACCTACAGCACAAGAAAATCCTCAAAATGATGAAG ATTCTACTATGGAGGCTCCACATTTGCAAGAAAACGCTGACGATGTTATGGCTAAGAATAGTG ATAAGAATTGGGGTGAAGCTCATGAAATGCCCCCAATTTCTCATGATAGAAACGAAAGGGATGGATCTCATGGTGAAGGGACAGTGCCGCGGTTAAGTCATATTAGACGTCAAGCCCGTCTTAAAATCCAGTCATTCATGAAACAGAGCATCCATGAGGATAGTTATAGGACCTTGCAGGGAAGTAAAATGCGCCTGACTCAAATTCGTCGTCAAGCTCGGTCTGGAAACCATGTACCTCAGCTAAACATTAGTGCAGTATGTTCACATGGCAAGTTGCTAGGAGGGATAACACGGTTGAGTCAGATACGGCGTCAAGCTCGGTCTAAAAACAATTGCTCACGACTAGAAGGAACTGGAGAGCCTACGCATGTGCAATTGGATTGCCAATTTCATGAAG TAGATGCTGATAATGTGGACAAGATGATGCTTGAGGAAGGACAGCTACGCTTAAGTCAATTAAGACGCAAAGTTCGTTCAGGCAACGTAGATTTGGTTGCACCGACAGAT AACTAA
- the LOC107920548 gene encoding uncharacterized protein isoform X2, with the protein MTIKQRQYCRDVSQQKQIVVSECRKERISEEMSLKFEGKLTEGSNNQLLILANFAELISESEYILPTAQENPQNDEDSTMEAPHLQENADDVMAKNSDKNWGEAHEMPPISHDRNERDGSHGEGTVPRLSHIRRQARLKIQSFMKQSIHEDSYRTLQGSKMRLTQIRRQARSGNHVPQLNISAVCSHGKLLGGITRLSQIRRQARSKNNCSRLEGTGEPTHVQLDCQFHEDADNVDKMMLEEGQLRLSQLRRKVRSGNVDLVAPTDN; encoded by the exons ATGACAATCAAACAGAGGCAATATTGTCGTGATGTTTCCCAACAAAAGCAGATTGTGGTGTCTGAATGTCGGAAAGAAAGGATAAGTGAAGAAATGAGCCTTAAGTTTGAAGGAAAATTAACTGAGGGAAGCAATAACCAGTTGTTGATTCTTGCAAACTTTGCTGAACTAATATCTGAATCTGAGTACATCTTACCTACAGCACAAGAAAATCCTCAAAATGATGAAG ATTCTACTATGGAGGCTCCACATTTGCAAGAAAACGCTGACGATGTTATGGCTAAGAATAGTG ATAAGAATTGGGGTGAAGCTCATGAAATGCCCCCAATTTCTCATGATAGAAACGAAAGGGATGGATCTCATGGTGAAGGGACAGTGCCGCGGTTAAGTCATATTAGACGTCAAGCCCGTCTTAAAATCCAGTCATTCATGAAACAGAGCATCCATGAGGATAGTTATAGGACCTTGCAGGGAAGTAAAATGCGCCTGACTCAAATTCGTCGTCAAGCTCGGTCTGGAAACCATGTACCTCAGCTAAACATTAGTGCAGTATGTTCACATGGCAAGTTGCTAGGAGGGATAACACGGTTGAGTCAGATACGGCGTCAAGCTCGGTCTAAAAACAATTGCTCACGACTAGAAGGAACTGGAGAGCCTACGCATGTGCAATTGGATTGCCAATTTCATGAAG ATGCTGATAATGTGGACAAGATGATGCTTGAGGAAGGACAGCTACGCTTAAGTCAATTAAGACGCAAAGTTCGTTCAGGCAACGTAGATTTGGTTGCACCGACAGAT AACTAA
- the LOC107920547 gene encoding pentatricopeptide repeat-containing protein At2g02980, chloroplastic isoform X2: MHLFVAMATVPSPVTSISPPKSKFNEKISRFETLNPPQNPLSLLPKCTSLKELKQIQAFTIKTHLQNDLNFLTKFINFCTKNPTFTSMEYAHKLFDNISQPDVALFNTMARGYSRSNTPIQAIPLFSQLLSFGFLPDDYTFPSVLKACSSAKALEEGALDLGKWMHEYVKKNGLDKYIKVSTALIDMYAKCGSLKDAICVFENMSIRDTPAWSAMIVAYATHGKGYKAIETFEEMRKAGVQPDEITFLGLLYACSHNGLVDEGWRFFSSMSDKYSIIPGIKHYGCMVDLLGRTGNLDEAYKFIDELPIKPTPILWRTLLAACSSHGDVELGKRVIERIFELDESHGGDYVILSNLCARAGRWEDVDFLRKLMNDRGVVKVPGCSSIEVDNVVHEFFSGDGVNTVSTSLHKALDELMKELKMVGYVPDTSLVFHAEMGEAEKEISLRYHSEKLAIAYGLLNTPPGSTIRVVKNLRVCGDCHSAAKHISQIFDRQIILRDVQRFHHFRNGKCSCGDFW, from the exons ATGCATTTGTTTGTTGCAATGGCAACTGTCCCATCTCCAGTAACTTCAATTTCTCctccaaaatcaaaattcaatgagAAAATCTCAAGATTTGAGACCCTGAACCCACCACAAAACCCTCTTTCTCTTCTACCCAAGTGCACCTCTTTGAAAGAACTGAAACAAATCCAAGCCTTTACAATCAAAACCCATCTCCAAAATGACCTCAATTTCCTCACCAAGTTCATCAATTTCTGCACCAAGAACCCAACTTTTACCTCCATGGAATATGCCCACAAGCTGTTTGACAATATATCCCAACCAGATGTTGCCCTTTTCAATACCATGGCTCGTGGCTATTCACGTTCCAATACCCCAATCCAAGCCATTCCCCTCTTTTCTCAGCTTCTTTCCTTTGGCTTCCTGCCTGATGACTACACTTTCCCTTCTGTTCTTAAAGCTTGTTCAAGTGCTAAAGCCTTGGAAGAAG GAGCGTTGGATTTGGGGAAGTGGATGCatgaatatgttaaaaaaaatggaCTTGATAAGTATATTAAAGTAAGCACTGCACTTATCGATATGTATGCAAAGTGTGGGAGCTTGAAGGATGCAATTTGTGTTTTTGAGAACATGAGTATCAGGGATACACCAGCTTGGTCGGCAATGATTGTGGCATATGCAACTCATGGGAAGGGTTATAAAGCTATTGAAACATTTGAAGAGATGAGAAAGGCAGGGGTACAACCTGATGAGATCACCTTTTTAGGTCTCTTATATGCTTGTAGTCATAATGGACTTGTGGATGAAGGTTGGAGGTTTTTTTCTAGTATGAGTGATAAATACAGCATTATTCCGGGTATTAAGCATTATGGGTGTATGGTTGATTTACTTGGTCGAACAGGAAACTTAGATGAGGCTTATAAGTTCATTGATGAATTGCCAATCAAGCCTACCCCAATATTATGGCGAACATTATTAGCTGCTTGTAGTAGTCATGGTGATGTGGAACTTGGGAAAAGGGTAATTGAACGAATTTTTGAACTAGATGAATCTCATGGTGGAGATTATGTGATCTTATCCAACTTGTGTGCAAGAGCTGGGAGATGGGAAGATGTGGATTTCCTAAGGAAATTGATGAATGATAGAGGGGTGGTAAAAGTTCCTGGTTGTAGTTCCATAGAGGTGGACAATGTAGTGCATGAATTCTTCTCTGGGGATGGGGTGAATACTGTTTCAACATCTCTTCATAAGGCACTTGATGAGTTAATGAAGGAATTGAAGATGGTTGGTTATGTACCTGATACCTCTCTAGTTTTTCATGCAGAAATGGGAGAAGCAGAGAAAGAAATTTCACTTAGATATCATAGTGAGAAATTGGCCATTGCTTATGGGCTCCTAAACACTCCCCCTGGATCAACAATTCGCGTGGTAAAGAACCTACGAGTTTGCGGGGATTGCCATTCTGCTGCTAAACATATATCACAAATTTTTGATAGGCAGATAATACTCAGAGATGTCCAACGATTCCATCACTTCAGGAATGGAAAGTGCTCTTGTGGCGATTTCTGGTGA
- the LOC107920547 gene encoding pentatricopeptide repeat-containing protein At2g02980, chloroplastic isoform X1, translating into MHLFVAMATVPSPVTSISPPKSKFNEKISRFETLNPPQNPLSLLPKCTSLKELKQIQAFTIKTHLQNDLNFLTKFINFCTKNPTFTSMEYAHKLFDNISQPDVALFNTMARGYSRSNTPIQAIPLFSQLLSFGFLPDDYTFPSVLKACSSAKALEEGKQIHCLVIKLGLNHNIYICPSLISMYTECNDVDSARRVFDKMLDPCVISYNAIITGYAKCSRPNEALSLFRELQVKSLKPTDVTMLSVLSCCALLGALDLGKWMHEYVKKNGLDKYIKVSTALIDMYAKCGSLKDAICVFENMSIRDTPAWSAMIVAYATHGKGYKAIETFEEMRKAGVQPDEITFLGLLYACSHNGLVDEGWRFFSSMSDKYSIIPGIKHYGCMVDLLGRTGNLDEAYKFIDELPIKPTPILWRTLLAACSSHGDVELGKRVIERIFELDESHGGDYVILSNLCARAGRWEDVDFLRKLMNDRGVVKVPGCSSIEVDNVVHEFFSGDGVNTVSTSLHKALDELMKELKMVGYVPDTSLVFHAEMGEAEKEISLRYHSEKLAIAYGLLNTPPGSTIRVVKNLRVCGDCHSAAKHISQIFDRQIILRDVQRFHHFRNGKCSCGDFW; encoded by the coding sequence ATGCATTTGTTTGTTGCAATGGCAACTGTCCCATCTCCAGTAACTTCAATTTCTCctccaaaatcaaaattcaatgagAAAATCTCAAGATTTGAGACCCTGAACCCACCACAAAACCCTCTTTCTCTTCTACCCAAGTGCACCTCTTTGAAAGAACTGAAACAAATCCAAGCCTTTACAATCAAAACCCATCTCCAAAATGACCTCAATTTCCTCACCAAGTTCATCAATTTCTGCACCAAGAACCCAACTTTTACCTCCATGGAATATGCCCACAAGCTGTTTGACAATATATCCCAACCAGATGTTGCCCTTTTCAATACCATGGCTCGTGGCTATTCACGTTCCAATACCCCAATCCAAGCCATTCCCCTCTTTTCTCAGCTTCTTTCCTTTGGCTTCCTGCCTGATGACTACACTTTCCCTTCTGTTCTTAAAGCTTGTTCAAGTGCTAAAGCCTTGGAAGAAGGTAAACAAATTCATTGCCTTGTCATTAAACTTGGGCTTAatcataatatttacatatgCCCCAGCCTTATTAGTATGTATACTGAGTGTAATGATGTGGATTCGGCTCGCAGGGTCTTTGATAAGATGTTGGACCCTTGTGTTATTTCGTATAATGCTATTATTACTGGTTATGCTAAATGTAGCAGACCAAATGAAGCCTTGTCACTGTTTCGTGAATTGCAAGTTAAAAGTTTGAAGCCTACTGATGTTACTATGTTAAGTGTTCTGTCTTGTTGTGCTTTGTTAGGAGCGTTGGATTTGGGGAAGTGGATGCatgaatatgttaaaaaaaatggaCTTGATAAGTATATTAAAGTAAGCACTGCACTTATCGATATGTATGCAAAGTGTGGGAGCTTGAAGGATGCAATTTGTGTTTTTGAGAACATGAGTATCAGGGATACACCAGCTTGGTCGGCAATGATTGTGGCATATGCAACTCATGGGAAGGGTTATAAAGCTATTGAAACATTTGAAGAGATGAGAAAGGCAGGGGTACAACCTGATGAGATCACCTTTTTAGGTCTCTTATATGCTTGTAGTCATAATGGACTTGTGGATGAAGGTTGGAGGTTTTTTTCTAGTATGAGTGATAAATACAGCATTATTCCGGGTATTAAGCATTATGGGTGTATGGTTGATTTACTTGGTCGAACAGGAAACTTAGATGAGGCTTATAAGTTCATTGATGAATTGCCAATCAAGCCTACCCCAATATTATGGCGAACATTATTAGCTGCTTGTAGTAGTCATGGTGATGTGGAACTTGGGAAAAGGGTAATTGAACGAATTTTTGAACTAGATGAATCTCATGGTGGAGATTATGTGATCTTATCCAACTTGTGTGCAAGAGCTGGGAGATGGGAAGATGTGGATTTCCTAAGGAAATTGATGAATGATAGAGGGGTGGTAAAAGTTCCTGGTTGTAGTTCCATAGAGGTGGACAATGTAGTGCATGAATTCTTCTCTGGGGATGGGGTGAATACTGTTTCAACATCTCTTCATAAGGCACTTGATGAGTTAATGAAGGAATTGAAGATGGTTGGTTATGTACCTGATACCTCTCTAGTTTTTCATGCAGAAATGGGAGAAGCAGAGAAAGAAATTTCACTTAGATATCATAGTGAGAAATTGGCCATTGCTTATGGGCTCCTAAACACTCCCCCTGGATCAACAATTCGCGTGGTAAAGAACCTACGAGTTTGCGGGGATTGCCATTCTGCTGCTAAACATATATCACAAATTTTTGATAGGCAGATAATACTCAGAGATGTCCAACGATTCCATCACTTCAGGAATGGAAAGTGCTCTTGTGGCGATTTCTGGTGA
- the LOC107919674 gene encoding extracellular ribonuclease LE gives MKCIALINFLVLQCLAILGVSKGFDFFYFVQQWPGSYCDSDKFSCCYPTTGKPAADFSIHGLWPNYRNGSYPQNCDPNNPFNESETSDLISSMRRNWPSLSCPSSSGESFWSHEWEKHGTCSESLLDQHSYFQTALTLRQQTNILQSLKSAGIIPDGGSYSLANIKDATKNGTGYTPWIECNEDSSGNSQLYEVYLCVDSSGSNLIECPVFPKGKCGSEIEFPTF, from the exons ATGAAGTGTATAGCCTTGATCAATTTTTTAGTTTTACAGTGTCTGGCAATTCTTGGTGTTTCAAAGGGTTTTGATTTCTTCTACTTTGTTCAACAA TGGCCAGGATCATACTGTGATTCAGACAAGTTTAGTTGTTGCTACCCTACAACAGGGAAGCCTGCAGCTGATTTCAGTATTCATGGACTTTGGCCTAATTACAGAAATGGATCATACCCTCAAAACTGTGATCCTAACAATCCTTTTAATGAATCTGAG ACATCAGACCTCATCAGTAGCATGAGGAGGAATTGGCCATCACTATCTTGTCCAAGCAGCAGTGGAGAAAGCTTTTGGTCTCATGAATGGGAGAAACACGGTACCTGCTCCGAGTCCCTCCTTGATCAACACAGCTACTTCCAAACAGCTCTCACCTTAAGACAACAAACAAATATCCTCCAAAGTCTAAAAAGTGCAG GAATCATTCCAGATGGAGGATCTTATAGCCTTGCCAACATTAAAGATGCTACAAAAAATGGAACTGGTTATACTCCATGGATCGAGTGCAATGAAGACTCATCGGGAAACAGCCAGCTTTACGAGGTGTATTTATGTGTGGACAGTTCGGGGTCAAACCTCATAGAATGCCCTGTATTTCCCAAAGGAAAATGTGGTTCAGAGATTGAATTTCCTACCTTTTAG
- the LOC107920467 gene encoding E3 ubiquitin-protein ligase MPSR1, with the protein MASETEAPEISSLFERLLRHRDLYFFLPFILGVSNNSVSRENSENPDQETSQETTSQRERIILVNPFTQGMVVVEGDSNLEALLRGWVNKDGQPPASKASIEAMPSVKIGESEDGECVVCLEEWKPGEVVKEMPCKHKFHDECIQKWLVIHGSCPVCRYKMPVDEEDMGKKRDEERSRREIWVSLSFDSTRRTGDSNQVPSTDNEMEG; encoded by the coding sequence ATGGCTTCTGAAACTGAAGCACCTGAAATTTCTTCTTTGTTTGAGAGGTTGTTGAGGCACAGAGACCTCTATTTCTTTCTCCCTTTTATCTTGGGTGTCTCTAACAACAGTGTTTCCAGAGAAAACAGTGAAAACCCAGATCAAGAAACCTCACAGGAAACGACTTCCCAACGTGAAAGGATAATCCTTGTCAACCCGTTTACTCAAGGTATGGTGGTGGTTGAAGGAGATTCGAATTTGGAGGCTTTGCTACGTGGTTGGGTTAACAAGGATGGCCAGCCGCCTGCTTCAAAAGCATCTATAGAAGCCATGCCAAGTGTGAAAATTGGTGAAAGTGAAGATGGGGAGTGTGTTGTTTGCTTGGAAGAGTGGAAGCCTGGTGAGGTGGTAAAGGAGATGCCTTGCAAGCACAAGTTTCATGATGAGTGCATACAGAAGTGGCTTGTAATTCATGGATCATGCCCTGTTTGCAGGTATAAGATGCCTGTTGATGAAGAAGATATGGGTAAGAAGAGAGATGAGGAGAGGAGTAGAAGGGAGATTTGGGTTAGTCTATCTTTTGATAGTACTAGGAGAACTGGGGATTCCAATCAAGTCCCTTCAACTGATAATGAAATGGAGGGGTAG
- the LOC107918599 gene encoding myb family transcription factor PHL8 isoform X2 — MVSTKKGSKTTYEIQFPACLSYINLVLQNTQNQRMNLVLSTDAKPRLKWTPELHQRFVDAVNQLGGPDKATPKSVMRVMGIPGLTLYHLKSHLQKYRLGKSLGNNTDYKEMQSSNGNFIRDTSDGIHGHMNDLQIPQALQMQMEVQQKLHEQIEVQRHLQLRIEAQGKYLQTVLKKAQETLAGYSSSSAGAELARAELSQLVSMVNTGCTSSSFSELTEVGGSSIIERKPMRGTICSMGSSLTSSESSGRNDKAPLENGNICTQNVELSLMDIQPEKKPLISCASNQANGKKRSVSKVSDGVCVEQPLAKRLELPEEETGGCLRKSGFLELFDLNSQCHNDIESGPKAIDLNCRE; from the exons ATGGTTTCTACTAAAAAAGGATCAAAAACCACGTATGAAATTCAGTTTCCTGCCTGCCTCTCTTACATAAACTTGGTTCTtcaaaatactcaaaatcaaaGAATGAATTTGGTTCTCTCTACTGATGCAAAGCCTAGGCTAAAGTGGACACCTGAACTTCATCAAAGATTTGTTGATGCAGTCAATCAACTTGGAGGGCCAGACA AAGCAACACCAAAGAGTGTGATGAGGGTCATGGGGATTCCTGGACTCACTTTGTATCATCTTAAAAGCCATTTACAG AAATACAGGCTGGGGAAAAGCCTTGGGAATAATACAG ATTACAAAGAGATGCAGAGCAGTAATGGGAATTTCATTAGGGACACAAGTGATGGAATTCACGGGCATATGAATGA CTTGCAGATCCCTCAGGCTCTCCAAATGCAGATGGAAGTACAACAGAAGCTTCATGAACAGATTGag GTCCAGAGACATTTACAGCTAAGAATTGAAGCTCAAGGAAAGTACTTGCAAACAGTATTAAAGAAAGCACAAGAAACACTGGCTGGATATAGCTCCTCTTCTGCTGGTGCAGAACTTGCTAGAGCTGAACTCTCTCAACTGGTCTCAATGGTTAACACTGGCTGCACAAGTTCTTCGTTTTCGGAACTAACCGAAGTAGGAGGTTCAAGCATAATAGAAAGAAAACCAATGAGGGGTACTATATGTTCCATGGGGAGCTCACTGACATCTTCAGAAAGCTCAGGGCGAAATGACAAGGCACCTCTGGAAAATGGGAATATTTGTACCCAGAATGTTGAACTTTCCTTAATGGATATTCAACCAGAAAAAAAGCCTTTAATTAGTTGTGCAAGCAATCAAGCTAACGGAAAGAAAAGAAGTGTGAGTAAGGTTTCTGATGGTGTATGTGTTGAACAACCACTAGCTAAAAGGTTAGAGCTTCCTGAAGAAGAAACTGGTGGTTGTTTAAGAAAGTCCGGATTCTTGGAATTATTTGATCTCAACAGCCAATGCCACAATGACATCGAATCGGGTCCAAAAGCAATAGACTTGAACTGCAGGGAATAG
- the LOC107918599 gene encoding myb family transcription factor PHL8 isoform X1 gives MVSTKKGSKTTYEIQFPACLSYINLVLQNTQNQRMNLVLSTDAKPRLKWTPELHQRFVDAVNQLGGPDKATPKSVMRVMGIPGLTLYHLKSHLQKYRLGKSLGNNTDYKEMQSSNGNFIRDTSDGIHGHMNESLQIPQALQMQMEVQQKLHEQIEVQRHLQLRIEAQGKYLQTVLKKAQETLAGYSSSSAGAELARAELSQLVSMVNTGCTSSSFSELTEVGGSSIIERKPMRGTICSMGSSLTSSESSGRNDKAPLENGNICTQNVELSLMDIQPEKKPLISCASNQANGKKRSVSKVSDGVCVEQPLAKRLELPEEETGGCLRKSGFLELFDLNSQCHNDIESGPKAIDLNCRE, from the exons ATGGTTTCTACTAAAAAAGGATCAAAAACCACGTATGAAATTCAGTTTCCTGCCTGCCTCTCTTACATAAACTTGGTTCTtcaaaatactcaaaatcaaaGAATGAATTTGGTTCTCTCTACTGATGCAAAGCCTAGGCTAAAGTGGACACCTGAACTTCATCAAAGATTTGTTGATGCAGTCAATCAACTTGGAGGGCCAGACA AAGCAACACCAAAGAGTGTGATGAGGGTCATGGGGATTCCTGGACTCACTTTGTATCATCTTAAAAGCCATTTACAG AAATACAGGCTGGGGAAAAGCCTTGGGAATAATACAG ATTACAAAGAGATGCAGAGCAGTAATGGGAATTTCATTAGGGACACAAGTGATGGAATTCACGGGCATATGAATGA AAGCTTGCAGATCCCTCAGGCTCTCCAAATGCAGATGGAAGTACAACAGAAGCTTCATGAACAGATTGag GTCCAGAGACATTTACAGCTAAGAATTGAAGCTCAAGGAAAGTACTTGCAAACAGTATTAAAGAAAGCACAAGAAACACTGGCTGGATATAGCTCCTCTTCTGCTGGTGCAGAACTTGCTAGAGCTGAACTCTCTCAACTGGTCTCAATGGTTAACACTGGCTGCACAAGTTCTTCGTTTTCGGAACTAACCGAAGTAGGAGGTTCAAGCATAATAGAAAGAAAACCAATGAGGGGTACTATATGTTCCATGGGGAGCTCACTGACATCTTCAGAAAGCTCAGGGCGAAATGACAAGGCACCTCTGGAAAATGGGAATATTTGTACCCAGAATGTTGAACTTTCCTTAATGGATATTCAACCAGAAAAAAAGCCTTTAATTAGTTGTGCAAGCAATCAAGCTAACGGAAAGAAAAGAAGTGTGAGTAAGGTTTCTGATGGTGTATGTGTTGAACAACCACTAGCTAAAAGGTTAGAGCTTCCTGAAGAAGAAACTGGTGGTTGTTTAAGAAAGTCCGGATTCTTGGAATTATTTGATCTCAACAGCCAATGCCACAATGACATCGAATCGGGTCCAAAAGCAATAGACTTGAACTGCAGGGAATAG